A part of Vigna radiata var. radiata cultivar VC1973A chromosome 11, Vradiata_ver6, whole genome shotgun sequence genomic DNA contains:
- the LOC106777219 gene encoding LEAF RUST 10 DISEASE-RESISTANCE LOCUS RECEPTOR-LIKE PROTEIN KINASE-like 1.1: MLPVLLAAPWEQYPADDCPPSPQPCGYLGNIFPPFTTSHDPKCGLRITGCDDDGELKQIALTDQQWYKIDTIINPTFDPNDLSIFIHYPDFDTIVPEQPRIDKRYFKIDNNITFFGCLRNTENKISTPPNMFLYRHCQNMFSYYDMYFSSSHPVDYPMPNIPFACLLFQVSQPESFCNCPPFKLLFSILQIKLNVPKDCKPCPHGPCKLKFEGQGLNCDPPSDYGQPPRLSRPLVSSPPMAKAKKLALCVGIPVLVGVFALVVVILLLLKGRKKRSGLQNKSRSAYSSSFRNTTSMESGGVYFGISVFSFDELREATNNFDEARKLGEGGFGTVYFGKLRDGREVAVKRLFERSYRPVEAFVNEIQILTRLRHRNLVSLYGCTSSHSRDLLLVYEHIPNGTVSSHLHGDEGNSCFLPWHLRMKIAIQTASALTYLHASDTIHRDVKTSNILLDNAFDAKVTDFGLSRLFPDDVTHVSTAPRGTPGYVDPDYRLCYQLTTKSDVYSFGVVLVELISSLKAVDMNRNKEDIKLANLAIRKIQKGSFSELVDPSLGFQSDEKLKMMIGSVAELAFRCLQQDKELRPSMGEVLEELERIHSGRDEPPNQDGIVVNGAIRASQSYAHPPLPNTLINPQTRLFKTN; the protein is encoded by the exons ATGCTTCCTGTCTTGCTTGCAGCTCCATGGGAACAATACCCAGCAGACGATTGTCCTCCTTCTCCTCAACCATGTGGCTATCTGGGGAATATCTTCCCCCCCTTCACAACAAGCCACGATCCCAAATGTGGGTTGCGAATAACTGGCTGTGACGACGACGGTGAACTCAAACAAATCGCACTGACAGACCAACAATGGTATAAAATTGATACCATAATAAATCCAACTTTCGACCCCAATGACCTTTCCATTTTCATCCATTACCCAGATTTTGACACCATTGTTCCAGAGCAGCCTAGGATAGATAAAAGGTATTTCAAGATCGATAACAATATTACCTTCTTTGGATGTCTTCGCAACACcgaaaacaaaatttcaactccTCCAAATATGTTTCTATACAGACACTGCCAAAACATGTTTTCATACTACGACATGTACTTTAGTTCTTCCCATCCAGTGGACTATCCCATGCCGAACATTCCATTCGCATGCTTACTTTTTCAGGTTTCTCAACCTGAATCCTTTTGCAATTGCCCTCcgtttaaacttttattttctattctccaaattaaattaaatgtgcCCAAAGATTGCAAACCCTGTCCTCATGGCCCGTGTAAGTTGAAGTTTGAAGGACAAGGCCTCAATTGTGACCCACCCAGTGATTATGGACAACCACCTCGTCTTTCCCGGCCCCTGGTTTCTTCACCTCCAATGGCCAAGGCTAAGAAACTGG CTTTATGTGTTGGAATACCAGTCCTGGTTGGGGTTTTTGCCTTGGTTGTTGTTATTCttttgttgttgaaaggaagaaagaaacgTTCAGGCCTCCAAAACAAATCAAGAAGCGCTTATTCTTCTTCCTTCAGAAATACAACGTCCATGGAAAGTGGAGGTGTCTACTTTGGGATCTCTGTCTTCTCCTTCGACGAGCTGAGAGAGGCAACCAACAATTTTGATGAAGCTAGGAAGCTTGGAGAAGGAGGCTTTGGAACTGTTTACTTCG GAAAACTTAGAGATGGTCGTGAAGTTGCAGTGAAGCGCCTGTTCGAGCGCAGCTATAGGCCAGTGGAGGCATTCGTCAATGAAATCCAGATCCTCACACGTCTGCGACACAGAAACCTTGTGTCCCTCTATGGCTGCACTTCGAGTCACAGCCGTGACTTACTGCTAGTGTACGAGCACATCCCAAATGGCACTGTTAGCTCTCATCTCCATGGTGATGAAGGAAATTCATGCTTTTTGCCATGGCATCTGAGAATGAAAATTGCCATACAAACTGCAAGTGCATTGACTTATCTCCACGCTTCTGACACCATTCACAGGGACGTGAAAACCAGCAATATTCTCTTGGACAATGCGTTTGATGCTAAGGTTACGGATTTTGGTCTTTCAAGGCTGTTCCCTGATGATGTCACTCACGTTTCCACTGCACCAAGAGGTACCCCTGGTTATGTTGATCCGGATTATCGCCTATGTTACCAGCTGACAACAAAGAGTGATGTATATAGCTTTGGGGTTGTGCTTGTCGAGTTAATATCATCTCTCAAAGCAGTTGACATGAACAGGAACAAGGAAGACATTAAGTTGGCAAATCTTGCCATTAGGAAGATTCAAAAGGGTTCCTTTTCTGAGTTGGTTGATCCTTCCCTTGGTTTCCAATCAGATGAGAAACTAAAAATGATGATAGGTTCGGTGGCAGAGTTGGCTTTTCGGTGTCTGCAACAGGACAAGGAATTGAGACCCTCTATGGGTGAAGTATTGGAGGAGCTGGAGAGAATTCACAGTGGCAGGGATGAGCCACCGAATCAGGACGGAATTGTCGTTAATGGTGCTATAAGGGCTTCTCAAAGCTATGCTCACCCACCTCTTCCAAACACTCTGATAAACCCACAAACGCGCCTTTTCAAAACAAACTGA